The Agromyces marinus genome window below encodes:
- a CDS encoding arsenate reductase ArsC: protein MTRALGLNDARAVLHRSAERLATRYEGIVNEETVERVVFESYTALMRTAKVPAHVPSLAYRFAQDRLLALAQSKGAIPKAVPEVLFVCVQNSGRSQMAAGMLRKLAGDRVHVRSAGSEPGDSIHPEVVQVMAADGIDLTEEFPKPLTDDVVRAADAVITMGCGEACPIYPGMRYLDWHLDDPAELDLDGIRRVRDEIRAHLEQLLDEILPAPPGAGA, encoded by the coding sequence ATGACCCGCGCACTCGGGCTGAACGACGCGCGCGCGGTGCTCCACCGCAGCGCCGAGCGCCTCGCGACCCGGTACGAGGGCATCGTGAACGAGGAGACGGTCGAACGCGTGGTGTTCGAGTCGTACACCGCCCTGATGCGCACGGCGAAGGTGCCCGCACACGTGCCGAGCCTCGCCTACCGGTTCGCACAGGACCGGCTGCTCGCACTGGCCCAGTCCAAGGGGGCGATCCCGAAGGCCGTCCCCGAGGTGCTGTTCGTGTGCGTGCAGAACTCCGGCCGCTCGCAGATGGCCGCCGGCATGCTGCGGAAGCTCGCCGGCGACCGGGTGCACGTCCGCTCGGCCGGCTCCGAGCCGGGAGACTCGATCCACCCCGAGGTCGTGCAGGTCATGGCCGCGGACGGGATCGACCTGACGGAGGAGTTCCCGAAGCCCCTCACGGATGACGTCGTCCGCGCCGCCGACGCGGTGATCACGATGGGCTGCGGGGAGGCCTGCCCGATCTACCCCGGCATGCGATACCTCGACTGGCACCTCGACGACCCGGCCGAACTCGACCTCGACGGCATCCGCCGCGTCCGCGACGAGATCCGGGCGCATCTCGAGCAGTTGCTCGACGAGATCCTCCCGGCGCCGCCGGGGGCAGGTGCGTGA
- a CDS encoding arsenate reductase ArsC — protein MPEKPTVLFVCVHNAGRSQMAAGFLRELGRDRIEVLSAGSAPKDEINPVAVEAMAEQGIDIADNVPKVLTTEAVRESDVVITMGCGDACPIFPGKRYEDWKLDDPAGQGIEAVRPIRDEIRGRVETLLAELLPQDTSA, from the coding sequence ATGCCCGAGAAGCCCACCGTCCTGTTCGTGTGCGTGCACAACGCCGGCCGCTCGCAGATGGCCGCCGGCTTCCTCCGCGAACTCGGGCGCGACCGCATCGAGGTGCTCTCCGCGGGCTCCGCGCCGAAGGACGAGATCAACCCGGTCGCGGTCGAGGCGATGGCCGAGCAGGGCATCGACATCGCCGACAACGTGCCGAAGGTGCTGACGACCGAGGCGGTCCGCGAGTCCGACGTCGTGATCACGATGGGCTGCGGCGACGCCTGCCCGATCTTCCCCGGCAAGCGCTACGAGGACTGGAAGCTCGACGACCCGGCGGGCCAGGGCATCGAAGCGGTCCGCCCGATCCGCGACGAGATCCGCGGTCGTGTCGAGACGCTGCTCGCCGAACTGCTCCCGCAGGACACGAGCGCATGA
- a CDS encoding metalloregulator ArsR/SmtB family transcription factor: MGSAQQFSATVSEPTRARILGLILREPEGRSTVTRLAGQLGLRQPTVTHHARVLVDAGVLERRPEGRRVWYSVAPEQTDRVLEILGAPGASEPGPAVFARVVDDLALRFAGTFGRETVERFVDESREMLARASGGTRLASRTAEFSAQRLAAVAAREQDRAGAPEVLFVCVQNAGRSQMAAALLRRLVGDRVRVRTAGSEPAASVAPAIAAALEEIGVSLGGEFPKPLTDDVVRAADVVVTMGCGDACPIHPGTRYLDWELDDPVGLPLEEVRRIRDDIDGRVRELIPSLAGIR; encoded by the coding sequence ATGGGTTCGGCGCAGCAGTTCTCGGCCACGGTCTCCGAGCCGACCCGCGCCCGGATCCTCGGGCTGATCCTCCGCGAGCCCGAGGGCCGGTCGACGGTGACCCGGCTGGCCGGCCAGCTCGGGCTGCGGCAGCCGACCGTCACGCATCATGCGCGCGTGCTCGTCGACGCGGGGGTCCTCGAACGTCGACCCGAAGGCCGGCGGGTCTGGTACTCGGTCGCCCCGGAGCAGACGGATCGCGTGCTCGAGATCCTCGGCGCGCCCGGCGCCTCGGAGCCGGGGCCCGCCGTGTTCGCGCGCGTGGTCGACGACCTCGCCCTCCGGTTCGCGGGCACCTTCGGCCGCGAGACCGTCGAGCGTTTCGTGGACGAGAGCCGGGAGATGCTCGCCCGCGCAAGTGGCGGCACGCGGTTGGCCTCGCGGACGGCGGAGTTCTCGGCGCAGCGCCTCGCCGCGGTCGCCGCGCGCGAGCAGGACCGCGCTGGAGCGCCGGAAGTGCTGTTCGTGTGCGTGCAGAACGCCGGTCGATCGCAGATGGCCGCTGCACTGCTGCGGCGCCTCGTCGGCGACCGGGTGCGCGTGCGAACGGCCGGCTCCGAGCCGGCGGCCTCGGTGGCGCCGGCGATCGCGGCCGCCCTGGAGGAGATCGGGGTGTCCCTCGGCGGCGAGTTCCCGAAGCCGTTGACCGACGACGTGGTCCGTGCGGCCGACGTGGTCGTCACGATGGGCTGCGGGGACGCCTGCCCGATCCATCCGGGCACCCGCTACCTCGACTGGGAGCTCGACGACCCCGTGGGCCTGCCGCTCGAGGAGGTGCGCCGCATCCGCGACGACATCGACGGGCGCGTCCGCGAGCTGATCCCGAGCCTGGCCGGGATCAGGTGA
- a CDS encoding DNA-3-methyladenine glycosylase family protein yields MGADLAIDWRAPHETDVAQTLGVLARGPGDPAFARSADGAIWRATLTDAGAATVRIVQRSHDLVRLEAWGPGAEAALALAPSMLGERDDTTGFRTGIESLDAAHRRNPGLRVTRTARVMESLVPAILEQKVISVQAHASWRRLLHAFGAPAPGPVPRPMRVPPSADAWRGIPSWEWHRAGVDPRRAAVIQRVAVRATRIEEAAELAPAEAAARLTLFPGVGPWTAAEVAQRAFGDPDAVSVGDYHLANYVGHVLHGRDMTDDEMLDALEPWAGQRYRVIRLMMAAGLRGRPRRGPRMEFVDHRGR; encoded by the coding sequence GTGGGAGCCGACCTCGCGATCGACTGGCGGGCGCCGCATGAGACGGACGTCGCGCAGACGCTGGGCGTGCTCGCCCGGGGTCCCGGCGATCCCGCGTTCGCGCGTTCCGCCGACGGCGCGATCTGGCGGGCGACGCTGACGGATGCCGGTGCCGCGACGGTGCGGATCGTGCAGCGTTCCCACGACCTCGTCCGGCTCGAGGCGTGGGGGCCGGGCGCCGAGGCGGCGCTGGCCCTGGCACCCTCGATGCTCGGCGAGCGCGACGACACGACCGGGTTCCGCACGGGCATCGAGTCGCTCGATGCCGCGCACCGGCGCAATCCGGGCCTGCGCGTGACCCGCACCGCGCGCGTCATGGAGTCGCTCGTGCCGGCGATCCTCGAGCAGAAGGTCATCTCCGTGCAGGCGCACGCGTCGTGGCGCCGGCTGCTGCACGCGTTCGGCGCACCCGCGCCCGGGCCCGTGCCGCGCCCGATGCGCGTCCCGCCGTCAGCCGACGCGTGGCGCGGCATCCCGTCGTGGGAATGGCATCGTGCCGGGGTCGATCCGCGCCGCGCGGCCGTGATCCAGCGCGTCGCGGTGCGCGCCACGCGCATCGAGGAGGCGGCCGAGCTCGCGCCGGCGGAGGCCGCGGCGAGGCTCACGCTGTTCCCCGGTGTCGGGCCGTGGACCGCCGCCGAGGTCGCGCAGCGCGCGTTCGGCGACCCCGACGCGGTCTCCGTCGGCGACTACCACCTCGCGAACTACGTCGGGCACGTGCTGCACGGCCGCGACATGACCGACGACGAGATGCTCGACGCACTCGAGCCGTGGGCGGGGCAGCGGTACCGCGTCATCCGCCTCATGATGGCCGCGGGCCTGCGGGGGCGGCCCCGACGGGGTCCGCGCATGGAATTCGTCGACCATCGCGGCAGGTGA
- a CDS encoding pyridoxamine 5'-phosphate oxidase family protein, with amino-acid sequence MSEQDVERVPARELTAEECWTRLEEAPFGRIAAFAAGEVDIFPVNHVVDRGGVDGPSIVFRTTAGTKLLELTIHSHVAFEVDGYTDSDAFSVVVKGEAHEIERRSEVEYAETLGVRPWAPGEKDHWIRIRPVDVRGRAFQR; translated from the coding sequence ATGAGCGAGCAGGACGTCGAACGGGTTCCGGCACGTGAACTGACGGCGGAGGAGTGCTGGACGCGACTCGAGGAGGCGCCGTTCGGGCGGATCGCCGCCTTCGCAGCGGGCGAGGTCGACATCTTCCCGGTGAACCACGTGGTCGACCGCGGCGGCGTGGACGGCCCGTCGATCGTCTTCCGGACGACCGCGGGGACGAAGCTGCTCGAGCTCACGATCCACTCGCACGTCGCGTTCGAGGTCGACGGCTACACCGACTCCGATGCGTTCAGCGTCGTCGTCAAGGGCGAGGCCCACGAGATCGAACGCCGGAGCGAGGTCGAGTACGCCGAGACGCTCGGGGTGCGCCCCTGGGCGCCCGGCGAGAAGGACCACTGGATCCGGATCCGGCCCGTCGACGTGCGCGGGCGCGCGTTCCAGCGCTGA
- a CDS encoding carbohydrate kinase family protein: protein MTTGVVVSGPASWNRIVRVEHLPEPVPHMQFALGDHETVGGTSAGKAIGLAALGRPVELFTLIGSDPDGDRLREILGRVDGLELDLVDGARTERHLNLMTPHGERVSIYLSTPDDADRPDDHRLTAAMEDAAAIVLDLSERSRRVIPDARASGRPIWTDLQDYDGKGEFHRPFLDAADVVFMNGDRIGPEPVAFLRRVVDDGARLAVCTLGPAGAVAVAAPEGAGRASEHRVDAVPVDVVDANGAGDAFLAGVLHAVLDGAGVDAALEVGAQHAASALGTAHLHPTLEPLV from the coding sequence ATGACAACCGGGGTGGTCGTTTCCGGGCCGGCATCGTGGAACCGCATCGTGCGGGTCGAGCACCTGCCCGAACCCGTGCCGCACATGCAGTTCGCCCTCGGCGACCACGAGACGGTCGGCGGCACCTCGGCCGGGAAGGCGATCGGGCTCGCCGCGCTCGGCCGCCCGGTGGAGCTCTTCACGCTGATCGGGAGCGACCCCGACGGCGATCGCCTGCGCGAGATCCTCGGCCGCGTCGACGGTCTCGAGCTCGACCTGGTCGACGGTGCGCGCACCGAACGCCACCTGAACCTGATGACCCCGCACGGGGAGCGCGTGTCGATCTACCTGTCGACGCCCGATGATGCGGACCGTCCGGACGACCACCGGCTCACCGCGGCGATGGAGGATGCCGCTGCGATCGTGCTCGACCTGTCCGAACGCTCGCGACGCGTCATCCCCGACGCGCGCGCCTCGGGCCGGCCGATCTGGACCGACCTGCAGGACTACGACGGGAAGGGCGAGTTCCACCGCCCGTTCCTCGACGCCGCCGACGTGGTCTTCATGAACGGCGACCGCATCGGCCCCGAGCCCGTCGCGTTCCTCAGGCGCGTGGTCGACGACGGAGCACGCCTCGCGGTGTGCACGCTCGGCCCCGCGGGTGCCGTCGCGGTCGCCGCACCCGAGGGCGCCGGGCGCGCGAGCGAGCACCGGGTCGACGCCGTGCCGGTCGACGTGGTCGATGCGAACGGGGCGGGCGACGCGTTCCTCGCCGGTGTGCTGCACGCCGTGCTCGACGGTGCGGGCGTCGACGCCGCCCTCGAGGTCGGCGCCCAGCACGCGGCATCCGCTCTCGGCACGGCGCATCTGCACCCCACGCTCGAGCCGCTCGTCTGA
- a CDS encoding NmrA family NAD(P)-binding protein: protein MTRVLVTGATGIVGSAVARHLLERGEQVAGAVRDDRDAGRLPDAVEPRPFAFAPASPASSAQQRSALAGVDRLFLMRPPAIEDVQTYLFPTIDLSMELGIRQIVFLSLQGVQFNRGTPHHAVEAYLKQVGAPTTSLRPNFFMQNLSTTHASEIRERGEIFVPAGRSRTAFIDADDIGRVAAAVFTDPRHVGKAYTLSGEQSLSYANVAKIMTEELGRPIRYGRPSEATYLDALRAAGAPADYVDVQRMIYRLVRFNVSAFPNRKIRRLTGCPATTFREFVRRERAAWEPVDSD, encoded by the coding sequence ATGACGCGCGTACTCGTGACCGGTGCGACGGGGATCGTCGGTTCGGCGGTGGCCAGGCACCTGCTCGAACGCGGCGAACAGGTTGCCGGGGCGGTGCGCGACGACCGCGACGCCGGGCGGTTGCCCGACGCGGTCGAGCCTCGGCCATTCGCCTTCGCCCCGGCGTCGCCGGCGAGCAGTGCGCAGCAGCGATCGGCGCTCGCCGGCGTCGACCGGCTCTTCCTGATGCGCCCGCCCGCGATCGAGGACGTGCAGACCTACCTCTTCCCGACGATCGACCTCTCCATGGAGCTCGGCATCCGGCAGATCGTGTTCCTGTCGCTGCAGGGGGTGCAGTTCAATCGGGGCACGCCGCACCACGCGGTCGAGGCGTACCTGAAGCAGGTCGGCGCGCCGACCACCTCGCTTCGCCCGAACTTCTTCATGCAGAACCTCTCGACGACGCACGCGAGCGAGATCCGCGAGCGCGGCGAGATCTTCGTTCCCGCCGGTCGGAGTCGCACCGCCTTCATCGACGCCGACGACATCGGCCGCGTCGCCGCAGCCGTGTTCACCGACCCGCGCCACGTCGGCAAGGCCTACACGCTCTCGGGCGAGCAGTCGCTGTCGTACGCGAACGTCGCGAAGATCATGACCGAAGAGCTGGGCCGCCCCATCCGGTACGGTCGTCCGTCCGAGGCGACGTACCTCGACGCACTGCGCGCCGCCGGCGCACCGGCGGACTACGTCGATGTGCAGCGCATGATCTACCGGCTCGTGCGCTTCAACGTCTCCGCGTTCCCGAACCGGAAGATCCGTCGCCTGACCGGTTGCCCCGCGACGACGTTCCGCGAGTTCGTGCGGCGCGAGCGCGCGGCGTGGGAGCCGGTGGACTCCGACTGA
- a CDS encoding MarR family winged helix-turn-helix transcriptional regulator, which yields MSDSSEAHVPSRGLRIGQVVEHIAVLGREMRRARSAPFAGRVRTAAQLEALFVLAHAGGPLTPGELADELGVTPGAVTQVADRLDAEGLVERAPHPTDARSKTLRLSRAAAAEVARYEASVATTLEDRFGALGDGELGVLADLLEKTRRPASPEPIEGNDG from the coding sequence GTGAGCGACAGCAGTGAGGCGCACGTGCCCTCCCGGGGCCTGCGCATCGGGCAGGTCGTCGAGCACATCGCCGTCCTCGGGCGTGAGATGCGTCGAGCTCGCTCCGCGCCGTTCGCCGGCCGGGTCCGGACTGCGGCTCAGCTCGAGGCGCTGTTCGTGCTCGCCCACGCCGGCGGCCCGCTCACCCCGGGCGAACTCGCCGACGAGCTCGGGGTGACGCCGGGTGCCGTGACCCAGGTCGCGGACCGGCTCGACGCCGAGGGCCTGGTCGAGCGCGCACCGCACCCGACCGACGCCCGGTCCAAGACGCTCCGGCTCAGCAGGGCGGCGGCGGCGGAGGTCGCGCGCTACGAGGCATCGGTCGCGACGACCCTCGAGGATCGCTTCGGCGCGCTCGGCGACGGCGAACTCGGAGTACTGGCAGACCTGCTCGAGAAGACCAGGCGACCCGCCTCGCCCGAGCCGATCGAAGGGAACGACGGATGA
- a CDS encoding NAD(P)-dependent oxidoreductase, which translates to MTTIALFGGTGKTGRRVLTRLLDAGHDVRALVRDPQKLRANPLPAAASEHLELIQGDVLDAAAVARTVAGSDVVFSLFGQVKGSPHTLQTDGTRNIVTAMQEHGVRRIVSLSGGSLADPQNDRPGVPDRIIKGLMKMMAGHVLADAEGHLEVLKSSGLDWTVVRGPRLTEDPREGAYRVGHVGVNASTKISREDLADFIVTLVDDREHVGAMPFVTA; encoded by the coding sequence ATGACCACCATCGCCCTCTTCGGCGGTACCGGCAAGACCGGCCGCCGCGTCCTCACCCGCCTGCTCGACGCCGGGCACGACGTCCGGGCACTCGTCCGCGACCCGCAGAAGTTGCGGGCGAACCCACTGCCTGCCGCCGCCTCCGAGCACCTCGAGCTCATCCAGGGCGACGTGCTCGACGCAGCCGCGGTCGCGCGCACGGTCGCCGGCTCCGACGTCGTGTTCTCGCTGTTCGGCCAGGTCAAGGGGTCGCCGCACACCCTCCAGACCGACGGCACGCGCAACATCGTCACCGCGATGCAGGAGCACGGCGTGCGCCGCATCGTGAGCCTGTCCGGCGGCAGCCTCGCCGACCCGCAGAACGATCGCCCCGGTGTGCCCGACCGGATCATCAAGGGCCTCATGAAGATGATGGCCGGGCACGTCCTCGCCGACGCCGAAGGGCACCTCGAGGTGCTGAAGTCGAGCGGACTCGACTGGACCGTCGTCCGCGGCCCTCGCCTGACCGAGGACCCCAGGGAAGGCGCGTACCGCGTCGGCCATGTCGGTGTGAACGCCTCGACGAAGATCAGCCGCGAGGACCTCGCCGACTTCATCGTCACGCTCGTCGACGACCGTGAGCACGTCGGCGCCATGCCGTTCGTGACCGCGTGA
- a CDS encoding acetylxylan esterase, with product MPFFDLPADELRSFRPTVTEPADFDAFWEETLAESRALARAPRLERVPSPLTAVEVYDVEFSGFGGEPVRGWFLQPAGAATPLPAVVEYLGYGGGRGLPHERLHWAASGYAYFLMDTRGQGSVSGTGGATPDPHGTGPSAPGFLTRGIHDPAEYYYRRVFTDAALAVDAVRSLDAVDAARVAVTGTSQGGGIALAAAGLVDGLVGAMPDVPFLCAFERAVGLTDHDPYGEIVRYLAVHHDAADTVFRTLSYFDAVNFARRASAPALVSVALMDPICPPSTVFAAANHHAVGAEVVEYAFNQHEGGKGAQWLRQVAWLAQRMPEASAAAMAG from the coding sequence ATGCCGTTCTTCGACCTGCCCGCCGACGAACTCCGCTCGTTCCGCCCGACCGTCACCGAACCGGCCGACTTCGACGCGTTCTGGGAGGAGACCCTCGCCGAGTCGCGCGCACTCGCGCGCGCGCCGCGCCTCGAGCGGGTGCCCTCGCCCCTGACCGCGGTCGAGGTGTACGACGTCGAGTTCTCGGGTTTCGGCGGCGAGCCGGTGCGCGGCTGGTTCCTCCAGCCCGCCGGAGCCGCGACGCCGCTCCCCGCGGTGGTCGAGTACCTCGGCTACGGCGGCGGCCGGGGGCTTCCGCACGAACGCCTCCACTGGGCGGCATCCGGGTACGCCTACTTCCTGATGGACACCCGCGGGCAGGGGTCGGTCTCCGGCACCGGCGGCGCGACCCCCGACCCGCACGGGACGGGCCCGTCGGCGCCCGGGTTCCTGACCCGCGGCATCCACGACCCGGCCGAGTACTACTACCGACGCGTCTTCACCGACGCCGCGCTCGCCGTCGACGCCGTGCGATCGCTCGACGCCGTCGACGCCGCGCGGGTCGCGGTGACCGGAACCTCGCAGGGCGGCGGGATCGCACTCGCCGCAGCGGGCCTCGTCGACGGCCTCGTCGGCGCGATGCCCGACGTGCCCTTCCTGTGCGCGTTCGAGCGCGCCGTCGGCCTGACCGATCACGACCCGTACGGCGAGATCGTGCGCTACCTCGCCGTGCACCACGACGCGGCAGACACGGTGTTCCGGACCCTGTCGTACTTCGACGCCGTCAACTTCGCTCGCCGCGCGAGCGCGCCGGCACTCGTCTCGGTCGCGCTCATGGACCCGATCTGCCCGCCCTCGACGGTGTTCGCGGCCGCGAACCACCATGCGGTCGGCGCAGAGGTGGTCGAGTACGCGTTCAACCAGCACGAGGGCGGGAAGGGCGCGCAATGGCTGCGCCAGGTCGCCTGGCTCGCGCAGCGGATGCCGGAGGCATCCGCTGCCGCGATGGCCGGCTAA
- a CDS encoding RidA family protein, with product MSKTAVTLSNAPKPAGPYSHGVVANGFLYTAGFGPQDPATGLVVEGGVKEQTRQVLRNIGAVLAEYGLGFDDVVKVTAHLEDLADFAEYNEAYAEFFTEPYPVRTTVGSRLADILVEIDVVAAIPQG from the coding sequence ATGTCCAAGACCGCCGTCACCCTCTCGAACGCGCCGAAGCCCGCCGGGCCGTACAGCCACGGCGTCGTCGCGAACGGGTTCCTGTACACGGCTGGGTTCGGCCCGCAGGACCCGGCGACGGGCCTCGTCGTCGAGGGCGGCGTGAAGGAGCAGACCCGCCAGGTGCTGCGCAACATCGGGGCGGTGCTCGCCGAGTACGGCCTCGGCTTCGACGACGTCGTCAAGGTCACCGCGCACCTCGAGGACCTCGCCGACTTCGCCGAGTACAACGAGGCGTACGCCGAGTTCTTCACCGAGCCCTACCCGGTGCGCACCACGGTCGGCTCGCGCCTGGCGGACATCCTCGTCGAGATCGACGTCGTCGCGGCGATCCCGCAGGGTTAG
- a CDS encoding N-acyl-D-amino-acid deacylase family protein yields MVLSPMLIKDARVVDERGERPGRHDVLVDGGRIVSVVGRGTRGAFTGRPEQTVDAAGRLLMPGFIDAHSHADGAVFRPDVQLALLRQGVTTIIGGQDGVGFAPGDGEYGREYFAAINGRHPTYAGGGVAGLLAGYDGATALNVATLVPAGTVRFEVMGRSTAAPTTAELAGMRGLVASALAEGAVGLSTGLDYVPGVFADAAELAELCRPVADAGGVYVTHMRGGYEANSAAGVDEVLEIAAATGVRVHVSHFHAEPAVVRGELARMARSGADASFDAYPYTRGCSILAMPILPSELTVRPPDEVVRVLADPAARARLRAEWFPAIAGYASLGPDWPSMLTLAHVAAPEFDWAHGLTLAEASALASTRSGVPTDAIDLALDVLVASRLEVNVVMAVQHERTDAELAEILALPGAIGGSDGIFVGRHPHPRARGTFARYPELLVREQAAAGWAGVAALTSGRAARRFGLGERGVVAEGAIADLVLVDPDRVRPRASYASPLELAEGVDDVFVAGVRVLAGGELTGATPGRGLRRSPAGS; encoded by the coding sequence GTGGTTCTGAGCCCGATGCTGATCAAGGACGCCCGCGTCGTCGACGAGCGCGGCGAACGACCGGGCCGGCACGACGTACTGGTCGACGGCGGCCGGATCGTGTCGGTCGTCGGTCGAGGAACGCGCGGAGCTTTCACCGGCCGACCCGAGCAGACGGTGGATGCCGCGGGGCGGCTGCTGATGCCCGGCTTCATCGACGCGCACTCGCACGCCGACGGGGCCGTGTTCCGGCCCGACGTGCAGCTCGCGCTGCTGCGCCAGGGCGTGACGACGATCATCGGAGGACAGGACGGCGTCGGCTTCGCGCCCGGCGACGGCGAGTACGGCAGGGAGTACTTCGCCGCGATCAACGGGCGGCACCCGACCTACGCGGGCGGCGGGGTCGCCGGCCTGCTCGCCGGGTACGACGGTGCGACCGCACTGAACGTCGCGACGCTCGTGCCGGCGGGCACGGTGCGCTTCGAGGTCATGGGGCGTTCGACCGCCGCCCCGACGACGGCCGAGCTCGCCGGGATGCGCGGGCTCGTGGCATCCGCCCTCGCCGAGGGTGCCGTGGGCCTGTCGACCGGACTCGACTACGTTCCGGGGGTGTTCGCCGACGCGGCCGAACTCGCCGAACTGTGCCGTCCGGTCGCGGATGCCGGCGGCGTGTACGTCACGCACATGCGCGGCGGGTACGAGGCGAACTCGGCGGCGGGGGTCGACGAGGTCCTCGAGATCGCGGCCGCGACCGGCGTTCGCGTGCACGTCTCGCACTTCCATGCGGAGCCGGCCGTCGTGCGCGGCGAACTCGCCCGGATGGCGCGGTCCGGCGCCGATGCGAGCTTCGACGCGTATCCCTACACGCGCGGCTGCTCGATCCTCGCGATGCCGATCCTGCCGTCGGAGCTGACCGTCCGCCCACCCGACGAGGTGGTCCGCGTGCTCGCGGATCCCGCGGCGCGGGCGCGCCTGCGCGCCGAGTGGTTCCCCGCCATCGCCGGCTACGCGAGCCTCGGACCGGACTGGCCCTCGATGCTCACGCTCGCGCACGTGGCGGCGCCGGAGTTCGACTGGGCTCACGGGCTCACGCTCGCGGAGGCCTCCGCGCTCGCGAGCACCCGGTCGGGCGTGCCGACCGATGCGATCGACCTCGCGCTCGACGTGCTCGTCGCCTCGCGGCTCGAGGTCAACGTCGTCATGGCCGTGCAGCACGAGCGCACCGATGCCGAGCTCGCCGAGATCCTCGCGCTCCCCGGTGCGATCGGCGGGTCGGACGGCATCTTCGTCGGCCGGCACCCGCACCCGCGAGCGCGCGGAACGTTCGCCAGGTACCCCGAGCTGCTCGTTCGCGAGCAGGCCGCGGCCGGGTGGGCCGGGGTCGCGGCGCTCACGTCGGGGCGGGCGGCCCGCAGGTTCGGGCTCGGCGAGCGCGGCGTCGTCGCCGAGGGGGCGATCGCCGACCTCGTGCTCGTCGATCCGGACCGGGTGCGTCCCCGCGCGTCGTACGCCTCGCCGCTCGAGCTCGCCGAGGGCGTCGACGACGTGTTCGTCGCCGGGGTCCGCGTGCTCGCGGGCGGTGAGCTCACCGGTGCGACGCCGGGCCGCGGGCTGCGGCGGAGCCCGGCCGGATCGTGA
- a CDS encoding alanine racemase yields the protein MRPDPPRSARRKETEQRMPSLAPLAETAETVLAPTDKGVPAAAAGLTVREFLATRPRLSQFWTPLLALDAAALEGNAAAIQGWCSDRGLELMPHGKTTMAPALWRLQLEAGATGLTLATPGQVRAARAFGVRSIMLANALVAPDALAWVAAEHADPGFEFWSWADSVATVEAMERGLADAPVPSPRPIAVLVELGGAGGRTGARGLDEALAVARRIADSPLLRLAGTAGYEGSLGHDRSAAAVAAVREYLSGMLALHARIHALADPADGPLVVTAGGSAYLDLVADVFAPAIAADAGIAAGAGTTRWVLRSGASLIHDDGFYRGISPIDGDLAAAMRGYARVVSHPEPGLALLDGGKRDFPYDEGLPVPLGVAERVGGDLRPLPAASVTALNDQHAYLRSATDAALPVAVGDVVALGLSHPCTAFDKWRWIPVVERAGSDVVVDLVRTWF from the coding sequence GTGCGCCCGGATCCGCCGCGAAGCGCCCGCCGGAAGGAGACCGAGCAGCGGATGCCGAGCCTCGCCCCCCTCGCCGAAACCGCCGAGACCGTCCTCGCCCCGACCGACAAGGGCGTGCCCGCGGCCGCGGCCGGACTCACGGTGCGCGAGTTCCTCGCGACCCGCCCTCGGCTGTCGCAGTTCTGGACGCCGCTGCTCGCACTCGACGCGGCGGCGCTCGAGGGCAACGCCGCCGCCATCCAGGGGTGGTGCTCCGACCGCGGCCTCGAACTCATGCCGCACGGCAAGACGACGATGGCACCGGCGCTCTGGCGACTCCAGCTCGAGGCCGGCGCGACCGGGCTGACGCTCGCGACGCCCGGGCAGGTGCGCGCGGCGCGGGCCTTCGGCGTGCGGTCGATCATGCTCGCGAACGCGCTCGTCGCGCCCGACGCCCTCGCCTGGGTCGCCGCCGAGCATGCCGACCCGGGCTTCGAGTTCTGGTCGTGGGCGGACTCGGTCGCGACCGTCGAGGCGATGGAGCGCGGACTCGCCGACGCGCCCGTGCCGAGCCCGCGGCCCATCGCGGTGCTCGTCGAGCTCGGCGGTGCGGGCGGGCGCACGGGCGCACGCGGCCTCGACGAGGCGCTCGCCGTCGCGCGCCGGATCGCCGATTCCCCACTGCTCCGGCTCGCGGGAACCGCCGGGTACGAGGGCAGCCTCGGCCATGACCGTTCGGCCGCGGCCGTCGCCGCCGTGCGCGAGTACCTGTCCGGCATGCTGGCGCTGCACGCGAGGATCCACGCGCTGGCCGACCCGGCCGACGGCCCGCTCGTCGTGACCGCCGGCGGCAGCGCGTACCTCGACCTCGTCGCCGACGTGTTCGCGCCGGCGATCGCCGCGGATGCGGGCATCGCCGCTGGCGCCGGCACGACGCGGTGGGTGCTGCGCTCGGGCGCCTCGCTCATCCACGACGACGGCTTTTACCGCGGCATCTCGCCGATCGACGGCGACCTCGCGGCCGCGATGCGCGGCTACGCCCGGGTCGTGTCGCACCCCGAACCCGGGCTGGCGCTCCTCGACGGCGGCAAGCGCGACTTCCCCTACGACGAGGGGCTCCCGGTGCCGCTCGGCGTCGCCGAGCGGGTCGGGGGCGACCTGCGCCCCCTGCCTGCGGCATCCGTCACCGCACTCAACGACCAGCACGCGTACCTGAGATCAGCGACGGATGCCGCGCTGCCCGTCGCCGTCGGCGACGTCGTCGCACTCGGCCTCTCGCACCCGTGCACGGCGTTCGACAAGTGGCGGTGGATCCCGGTGGTGGAACGCGCCGGCAGCGACGTCGTCGTCGACCTCGTGCGCACGTGGTTCTGA